Proteins from one Argopecten irradians isolate NY chromosome 15, Ai_NY, whole genome shotgun sequence genomic window:
- the LOC138309423 gene encoding uncharacterized protein produces MEEQKTGESKSKSKKCFPKLFFGLKCINSCLLVVAFAVHLHNLFTATWATDIASDKTNGHHGKIHHQLFGFTEEGDRQIYPLHREGNWQAWKRPLIRLEIISLSLGFTAAFVHGIIIFLHFLHPRKGETMALLSSVALLACGGGTLLVIASMQYTNNRPVYGFKQTSIPTNMVTDITEENGGMEAKLAGVLYFVAGVVDVILVLITCASKSPKSDDVIKRLKDSDDIKKPKTPELVISVEKDGP; encoded by the exons ATGGAAGAACAGAAAACTGGTGAATCCAAATCGAAATCTAAAAAATGTTTCCCGAAATTGTTTTTCGGGTTAAAGTGTATTAATAGCTGTCTGTTAGTAGTGGCGTTCGCTGTCCATCTACATAACCTATTCACAGCCACATGGGCGACAGACATCGCGTCAGACAAAACGAACGGACACCATGGTAAAATACATCACCAACTCTTCGGGTTTACGGAAGAAGGGGACAGGCAAATCTATCCACTCCATCGAGAAGGAA actGGCAGGCATGGAAAAGACCACTAATACGATTGGAGATTATTTCTCTGAGTCTCGGCTTCACAGCTGCATTTGTTCATGGGATAATCATTTTCCTGCACTTTTTACACCCCAGGAAAGGTGAAACGATGGCTCTCCTTTCGTCTGTGGCTCTTTTGGCTTGTGGTGGAG GTACACTGCTAGTTATTGCGAGCATGCAATACACCAACAACCGCCCGGTCTACGGATTCAAGCAGACATCAATTCCAACTAATATGGTGACCGACATAACGGAGGAAAACGGAGGAATGGAGGCGAAGCTTGCCGGAGTTCTGTACTTTGTAGCCGGGGTAGTCGACGTCATCCTTGTATTGATCACGTGTGCATCAAAGTCACCGAaaagtgatgacgtcataaaacgACTAAAGGACAGTGACGACATCAAGAAACCGAAAACACCTGAGTTGGTCATATCCGTAGAAAAAGACGGACCTTGA